In one Sebastes umbrosus isolate fSebUmb1 chromosome 13, fSebUmb1.pri, whole genome shotgun sequence genomic region, the following are encoded:
- the mcf2lb gene encoding guanine nucleotide exchange factor DBS isoform X5 → MGGRQGDPASYRRLLPRNLQLVLVLRPTTLLQRTLSDILFKFNKDEFKMKVPVIMLSSITELHSYIDRSQLTLELGGTQEYCHDKWISHRTAIEGFALMVKRTAQMLQSFGTELAETELPNEIQATTILLSTHTHKKDKMKEDLQVALGQGGRLLESINEPVVQDPDHNMNQDELENLATVQRLLSQLDETKTAFDEFWVRHQTKLEQCLQLRHFEHNYREVRALLDQVSEKLATFSEVGISPAHADHIFCELTTYEERVCEVLDRASSLAREGDELIQNSHYAEDSIQPKCSELRAISENVSSNLRAKKDHLLKAMELHRCLERASKWVDDGIYLLASQPVDKCQSHEGAELALKELERYLDNASQNQLTDLSTIWGEYEAVLNQQFRDQVEKVFQKQASMQEMFDKRRVSLKKLAAKQTRPVQPVAPRPEAFIKSPLSSPAHRAQQERKCSEADSGNNCEKVSEGNDQLQNGDSNSRHASLSEEEENLAVLRRHVMNELLETERAYVEELLCVLQGYASEMDNAAMAHLIPAPLQNKKEILFGNMTEIYHFHKRTFLRELEQYTDCPQLVGRCFIERMTDLQIYEKYCHNKPRSESLWRQCSDCAFFQECQKKLEHKLGLDSYLLKPVQRITKYQLLLKEMLKYSKSLEGADDLQEALTSILGILKAVNDSMHLIAITGYEGNMTELGKLLMQGSFSVWTEHKKGHAKVKDLARFKPMQRHLFLHEKALLFCKRREENGEGYEKAPSYSFKQSLNMSAVGITENAKGDNKKFEIWCNSREEVYIVQAPTAEVKTTWVNEIRKVLTTQLEACRGVALPLCVSKASQQRAPDQVFQFPPVPSGAVSLSPFKSGQKSLKRGEEKKAEPCSPDVNSSSSPKPTGKDEAVTSPTSDRAAVAKKRFTLQGFSNLKTQKEPSAIDDKSFTLPSMKIFLSPGSPTSPDHKTKRQSDPTPFGFKGWNKTSLSLDASEEHDGYSSAEEPLNSDPEDDTGKKLCVGKYTVMADYENGGAQELSLKSGDMVQLVKEGDDGQWLVRNLSSSKEGWIAAANLITLIEKSKSRQSLTSSEGSGSGNLSTSSSCSETYTSFSDIKP, encoded by the exons ATGGGCGGCCGTCAAGGGGACCCTGCTTCGTATCGCA GGCTCCTTCCCAGGAACCTCcagctggttctggttctgaggCCCACCACCCTCCTGCAGCGTACTCTCTCCGACATCCTCTTCAAGTTCAACAAGGATGAGTTCAAGATGAAGGTGCCG gtgattatgctGAGCTCAATAACTGAGCTGCACTCCTACATCGACCGCTCCCAGCTGACCCTGGAACTCGGAGGAACGCAGGAGTACTGCCATGACAAGTGGATCTCTCACCGCACT GCTATCGAAGGCTTCGCACTGATGGTAAAGAGAACCGCGCAGATGCTGCAGTCGTTTGGGACTGAACTGGCTGAAACTGAACTACCCAATGAAATCCAGGCCACAACCATCCTGCTgagcacacacacccacaagaAAGACAAAATGAAG gagGATCTGCAGGTGGCTCTGGGTCAGGGCGGCAGGCTGCTGGAGAGCATCAATGAGCCTGTGGTGCAAGACCCCGACCACAACATGAACCAGGATGAGCTGGAGAACCTGGCTACAGTGCAAAG ACTGTTGTCTCAGCTGGACGAGACGAAAACGGCTTTCGACGAGTTCTGGGTGAGGCATCAAACCAAACTGGAGCAGTGTCTCCAACTGCGCCACTTTGAGCACAACTACAGAGAG GTGAGGGCTCTGCTGGATCAGGTGTCTGAGAAACTTGCAACCTTCTCTGAGGTGGGGATCAGCCCGGCCCACGCTGACCATATCTTCTGTGAACTCACCACCTATGAGGAGAGAGTCTGT GAGGTGCTGGACAGAGCCTCGTCGTTGGCTCGTGAGGGTGATGAACTGATCCAGAACTCCCACTATGCCGAAGACTCCATTCAGCCCAAATGCAGCGAGCTCAGAGCGATCAGTGAGAATGTGAGCAGCAACCTGAGGGCCAAGAAGGACCACCTCCTCAAAGCCATGGAGCTGCACCGCTGTTTGGAGAGA GCTTCTAAATGGGTTGATGATGGTATATACCTGCTGGCGTCTCAGCCAGTAGACAAGTGTCAATCACATGAGGGGGCGGAGTTAGCCCTGAAGGAGCTGGAGCGTTACCTGGACAACGCCAGCCAGAACCAACTGACAGACCTCAGTACCATCTGGGGAGAATATGAGGCAGTGCTCAACCAGCAGTTCAGA GACCAAGTGGAGAAGGTTTTCCAGAAGCAGGCGTCCATGCAGGAGATGTTTGACAAGAGGAGGGTCAGCCTGAAGAAGCTAGCAGCCAAACAGACCAGGCCGGTGCAGCCGGTCGCTCCCAGACCTGAAGCCTTCATCAAATCCCCTCTCAGCTCGCCCG CACACAGAGCACAGCAGGAGAGGAAGTGCTCAGAGGCCGACTCTGGGAACAACTGTGAGAAAGTGAGTG agGGAAACGACCAACTGCAGAACGGAGACAGCAACAGCAGACATGCCTCGctgtcagaggaggaggagaacctGGCGGTGCTCAGGAG ACACGTTATGAACGAGCTGCTGGAAACCGAGAGAGCATACGTGGAGGAGCTGCTCTGTGTATTACAG gGGTATGCCTCTGAGATGGATAATGCAGCGATGGCTCACCTCATCCCTGCTCCTTTGCAGAACAAAAAGGAGATTCTGTTTGGCAACATGACAGAAATTTACCACTTCCACAAGAG GACGTTTCTGAGGGAGTTGGAGCAGTACACCGACTGCCCACAGTTGGTAGGAAGGTGTTTTATAGAGAGG ATGACAGACCTGCAGATTTATGAGAAGTACTGTCACAACAAGCCTCGCTCTGAAAGCCTTTGGAGGCAGTGCTCAGACTGTGCCTTCTTCCAG GAGTGTCAGAAAAAGCTGGAGCATAAACTGGGCTTAGACTCCTATCTGCTGAAGCCTGTTCAGAGGATTACCAAATATCAGCTGCTACTGAAG GAAATGCTGAAGTACAGCAAAAGCCTTGAGGGGGCCGATGACCTGCAGGAGGCGCTGACCTCCATCTTGGGCATCCTCAAGGCTGTCAACGACTCCATGCACCTCATCGCCATTACAGGATATGAG GGTAATATGACTGAGCTGGGTAAGCTGCTGATGCAGGGGTCATTCAGCGTGTGGACGGAGCACAAGAAAGGTCACGCCAAGGTCAAGGACCTGGCCCGTTTCAAGCCCATGCAGAGGCACCTCTTCCTCCACGAGAAGGCCCTGCTCTTCTgcaagaggagggaggagaacgGGGAAGGCTACGAGAAAGCTCCGTCATACAGCTTCAAACAGTCTCTGAAT ATGAGTGCTGTCGGCATTACCGAGAATGCTAAGGGAGACAACAAGAAGTTTGAAATCTGgtgcaactccagagaagaggTCTATATTGTTCAG GCGCCAACGGCTGAAGTAAAAACCACTTGGGTAAATGAGATCAGGAAGGTTCTGACAACGCAGCTGGAAGCGTGCAGAG gggtcgctctccctctctgtgtttcaAAAGCGAGCCAGCAGAGGGCACCAGACCAGGTTTTCCAGTTCCCTCCTGTGCCCAGTGGAGCAGTAAGTCTCAG TCCATTCAAGTCCGGTCAGAAGAGCCTtaagaggggagaggagaagaaagctGAGCCCTGCAGCCCTGATGTCAACTCCTCTTCTTCACCAAAGCCAACGGGAAAAG ATGAGGCTGTGACAAGTCCTACCTCAGACAGAGCTGCTGTGGCTAAAAAGCGCTTTACTTTACAGGGCTTCAGTAACCTCAAAACTCAGAAAG AGCCCTCAGCTATCGATGATAAAAGTTTTACATTACCATCCATGAAGATCTTCCTGTCACCAG GATCTCCCACGAGCCCCGATCACAAGACGAAACGCCAGAGCGATCCCACGCCATTCGGCTTCAAAG gcTGGAACAAGACCTCCCTGTCGCTGGATGCTTCGGAGGAGCATGACGGCTATTCCAGTGCTGAGGAACCTCTTAACTCTGACCCAGAGGACGACACTGGCAAGAAGCTG TGTGTCGGCAAATACACGGTGATGGCTGACTATGAGAATGGCGGCGCTCAAGAGCTCTCGTTGAAGAGCGGAGACATGGTGCAGCTGGTCAAAGAGGGGGATGACGGACAGTG GTTGGTACGTAACCTGAGCAGCTCGAAGGAGGGCTGGATCGCAGCTGCTAATCTCATCACGCTCATTGAAAAGTCCAAGTCTCGCCAGTCTCTCACCAGCTCAG agggcagtgGCTCTGGAAACCTCAGCACGTCGTCGAGCTGCAGCGAGACCTACACAAGCTTCTCTGACATCAAGCCCTGA
- the mcf2lb gene encoding guanine nucleotide exchange factor DBS isoform X4, giving the protein MGGRQGDPASYRRLLPRNLQLVLVLRPTTLLQRTLSDILFKFNKDEFKMKVPVIMLSSITELHSYIDRSQLTLELGGTQEYCHDKWISHRTAIEGFALMVKRTAQMLQSFGTELAETELPNEIQATTILLSTHTHKKDKMKEDLQVALGQGGRLLESINEPVVQDPDHNMNQDELENLATVQRLLSQLDETKTAFDEFWVRHQTKLEQCLQLRHFEHNYREVRALLDQVSEKLATFSEVGISPAHADHIFCELTTYEERVCEVLDRASSLAREGDELIQNSHYAEDSIQPKCSELRAISENVSSNLRAKKDHLLKAMELHRCLERASKWVDDGIYLLASQPVDKCQSHEGAELALKELERYLDNASQNQLTDLSTIWGEYEAVLNQQFRDQVEKVFQKQASMQEMFDKRRVSLKKLAAKQTRPVQPVAPRPEAFIKSPLSSPAHRAQQERKCSEADSGNNCEKVSEGNDQLQNGDSNSRHASLSEEEENLAVLRRHVMNELLETERAYVEELLCVLQGYASEMDNAAMAHLIPAPLQNKKEILFGNMTEIYHFHKRTFLRELEQYTDCPQLVGRCFIERMTDLQIYEKYCHNKPRSESLWRQCSDCAFFQECQKKLEHKLGLDSYLLKPVQRITKYQLLLKEMLKYSKSLEGADDLQEALTSILGILKAVNDSMHLIAITGYEGNMTELGKLLMQGSFSVWTEHKKGHAKVKDLARFKPMQRHLFLHEKALLFCKRREENGEGYEKAPSYSFKQSLNMSAVGITENAKGDNKKFEIWCNSREEVYIVQAPTAEVKTTWVNEIRKVLTTQLEACRGVALPLCVSKASQQRAPDQVFQFPPVPSGAVSLSPFKSGQKSLKRGEEKKAEPCSPDVNSSSSPKPTGKDEAVTSPTSDRAAVAKKRFTLQGFSNLKTQKGSPTSPDHKTKRQSDPTPFGFKDAGPPPLHMNRARWFSTPSLLQTKWRGWNKTSLSLDASEEHDGYSSAEEPLNSDPEDDTGKKLCVGKYTVMADYENGGAQELSLKSGDMVQLVKEGDDGQWLVRNLSSSKEGWIAAANLITLIEKSKSRQSLTSSEGSGSGNLSTSSSCSETYTSFSDIKP; this is encoded by the exons ATGGGCGGCCGTCAAGGGGACCCTGCTTCGTATCGCA GGCTCCTTCCCAGGAACCTCcagctggttctggttctgaggCCCACCACCCTCCTGCAGCGTACTCTCTCCGACATCCTCTTCAAGTTCAACAAGGATGAGTTCAAGATGAAGGTGCCG gtgattatgctGAGCTCAATAACTGAGCTGCACTCCTACATCGACCGCTCCCAGCTGACCCTGGAACTCGGAGGAACGCAGGAGTACTGCCATGACAAGTGGATCTCTCACCGCACT GCTATCGAAGGCTTCGCACTGATGGTAAAGAGAACCGCGCAGATGCTGCAGTCGTTTGGGACTGAACTGGCTGAAACTGAACTACCCAATGAAATCCAGGCCACAACCATCCTGCTgagcacacacacccacaagaAAGACAAAATGAAG gagGATCTGCAGGTGGCTCTGGGTCAGGGCGGCAGGCTGCTGGAGAGCATCAATGAGCCTGTGGTGCAAGACCCCGACCACAACATGAACCAGGATGAGCTGGAGAACCTGGCTACAGTGCAAAG ACTGTTGTCTCAGCTGGACGAGACGAAAACGGCTTTCGACGAGTTCTGGGTGAGGCATCAAACCAAACTGGAGCAGTGTCTCCAACTGCGCCACTTTGAGCACAACTACAGAGAG GTGAGGGCTCTGCTGGATCAGGTGTCTGAGAAACTTGCAACCTTCTCTGAGGTGGGGATCAGCCCGGCCCACGCTGACCATATCTTCTGTGAACTCACCACCTATGAGGAGAGAGTCTGT GAGGTGCTGGACAGAGCCTCGTCGTTGGCTCGTGAGGGTGATGAACTGATCCAGAACTCCCACTATGCCGAAGACTCCATTCAGCCCAAATGCAGCGAGCTCAGAGCGATCAGTGAGAATGTGAGCAGCAACCTGAGGGCCAAGAAGGACCACCTCCTCAAAGCCATGGAGCTGCACCGCTGTTTGGAGAGA GCTTCTAAATGGGTTGATGATGGTATATACCTGCTGGCGTCTCAGCCAGTAGACAAGTGTCAATCACATGAGGGGGCGGAGTTAGCCCTGAAGGAGCTGGAGCGTTACCTGGACAACGCCAGCCAGAACCAACTGACAGACCTCAGTACCATCTGGGGAGAATATGAGGCAGTGCTCAACCAGCAGTTCAGA GACCAAGTGGAGAAGGTTTTCCAGAAGCAGGCGTCCATGCAGGAGATGTTTGACAAGAGGAGGGTCAGCCTGAAGAAGCTAGCAGCCAAACAGACCAGGCCGGTGCAGCCGGTCGCTCCCAGACCTGAAGCCTTCATCAAATCCCCTCTCAGCTCGCCCG CACACAGAGCACAGCAGGAGAGGAAGTGCTCAGAGGCCGACTCTGGGAACAACTGTGAGAAAGTGAGTG agGGAAACGACCAACTGCAGAACGGAGACAGCAACAGCAGACATGCCTCGctgtcagaggaggaggagaacctGGCGGTGCTCAGGAG ACACGTTATGAACGAGCTGCTGGAAACCGAGAGAGCATACGTGGAGGAGCTGCTCTGTGTATTACAG gGGTATGCCTCTGAGATGGATAATGCAGCGATGGCTCACCTCATCCCTGCTCCTTTGCAGAACAAAAAGGAGATTCTGTTTGGCAACATGACAGAAATTTACCACTTCCACAAGAG GACGTTTCTGAGGGAGTTGGAGCAGTACACCGACTGCCCACAGTTGGTAGGAAGGTGTTTTATAGAGAGG ATGACAGACCTGCAGATTTATGAGAAGTACTGTCACAACAAGCCTCGCTCTGAAAGCCTTTGGAGGCAGTGCTCAGACTGTGCCTTCTTCCAG GAGTGTCAGAAAAAGCTGGAGCATAAACTGGGCTTAGACTCCTATCTGCTGAAGCCTGTTCAGAGGATTACCAAATATCAGCTGCTACTGAAG GAAATGCTGAAGTACAGCAAAAGCCTTGAGGGGGCCGATGACCTGCAGGAGGCGCTGACCTCCATCTTGGGCATCCTCAAGGCTGTCAACGACTCCATGCACCTCATCGCCATTACAGGATATGAG GGTAATATGACTGAGCTGGGTAAGCTGCTGATGCAGGGGTCATTCAGCGTGTGGACGGAGCACAAGAAAGGTCACGCCAAGGTCAAGGACCTGGCCCGTTTCAAGCCCATGCAGAGGCACCTCTTCCTCCACGAGAAGGCCCTGCTCTTCTgcaagaggagggaggagaacgGGGAAGGCTACGAGAAAGCTCCGTCATACAGCTTCAAACAGTCTCTGAAT ATGAGTGCTGTCGGCATTACCGAGAATGCTAAGGGAGACAACAAGAAGTTTGAAATCTGgtgcaactccagagaagaggTCTATATTGTTCAG GCGCCAACGGCTGAAGTAAAAACCACTTGGGTAAATGAGATCAGGAAGGTTCTGACAACGCAGCTGGAAGCGTGCAGAG gggtcgctctccctctctgtgtttcaAAAGCGAGCCAGCAGAGGGCACCAGACCAGGTTTTCCAGTTCCCTCCTGTGCCCAGTGGAGCAGTAAGTCTCAG TCCATTCAAGTCCGGTCAGAAGAGCCTtaagaggggagaggagaagaaagctGAGCCCTGCAGCCCTGATGTCAACTCCTCTTCTTCACCAAAGCCAACGGGAAAAG ATGAGGCTGTGACAAGTCCTACCTCAGACAGAGCTGCTGTGGCTAAAAAGCGCTTTACTTTACAGGGCTTCAGTAACCTCAAAACTCAGAAAG GATCTCCCACGAGCCCCGATCACAAGACGAAACGCCAGAGCGATCCCACGCCATTCGGCTTCAAAG ATGCAGGTCCTCCCCCTCTCCACATGAACAGGGCCAGGTGGTTCAGCACTCCTAGTCTCTTACAGACAAAGTGGAGAG gcTGGAACAAGACCTCCCTGTCGCTGGATGCTTCGGAGGAGCATGACGGCTATTCCAGTGCTGAGGAACCTCTTAACTCTGACCCAGAGGACGACACTGGCAAGAAGCTG TGTGTCGGCAAATACACGGTGATGGCTGACTATGAGAATGGCGGCGCTCAAGAGCTCTCGTTGAAGAGCGGAGACATGGTGCAGCTGGTCAAAGAGGGGGATGACGGACAGTG GTTGGTACGTAACCTGAGCAGCTCGAAGGAGGGCTGGATCGCAGCTGCTAATCTCATCACGCTCATTGAAAAGTCCAAGTCTCGCCAGTCTCTCACCAGCTCAG agggcagtgGCTCTGGAAACCTCAGCACGTCGTCGAGCTGCAGCGAGACCTACACAAGCTTCTCTGACATCAAGCCCTGA
- the mcf2lb gene encoding guanine nucleotide exchange factor DBS isoform X8, with product MGGRQGDPASYRRLLPRNLQLVLVLRPTTLLQRTLSDILFKFNKDEFKMKVPVIMLSSITELHSYIDRSQLTLELGGTQEYCHDKWISHRTAIEGFALMVKRTAQMLQSFGTELAETELPNEIQATTILLSTHTHKKDKMKEDLQVALGQGGRLLESINEPVVQDPDHNMNQDELENLATVQRLLSQLDETKTAFDEFWVRHQTKLEQCLQLRHFEHNYREVRALLDQVSEKLATFSEVGISPAHADHIFCELTTYEERVCEVLDRASSLAREGDELIQNSHYAEDSIQPKCSELRAISENVSSNLRAKKDHLLKAMELHRCLERASKWVDDGIYLLASQPVDKCQSHEGAELALKELERYLDNASQNQLTDLSTIWGEYEAVLNQQFRDQVEKVFQKQASMQEMFDKRRVSLKKLAAKQTRPVQPVAPRPEAFIKSPLSSPAHRAQQERKCSEADSGNNCEKVSEGNDQLQNGDSNSRHASLSEEEENLAVLRRHVMNELLETERAYVEELLCVLQGYASEMDNAAMAHLIPAPLQNKKEILFGNMTEIYHFHKRTFLRELEQYTDCPQLVGRCFIERMTDLQIYEKYCHNKPRSESLWRQCSDCAFFQECQKKLEHKLGLDSYLLKPVQRITKYQLLLKEMLKYSKSLEGADDLQEALTSILGILKAVNDSMHLIAITGYEGNMTELGKLLMQGSFSVWTEHKKGHAKVKDLARFKPMQRHLFLHEKALLFCKRREENGEGYEKAPSYSFKQSLNMSAVGITENAKGDNKKFEIWCNSREEVYIVQAPTAEVKTTWVNEIRKVLTTQLEACRGVALPLCVSKASQQRAPDQVFQFPPVPSGAVSLSPFKSGQKSLKRGEEKKAEPCSPDVNSSSSPKPTGKDEAVTSPTSDRAAVAKKRFTLQGFSNLKTQKGSPTSPDHKTKRQSDPTPFGFKGWNKTSLSLDASEEHDGYSSAEEPLNSDPEDDTGKKLCVGKYTVMADYENGGAQELSLKSGDMVQLVKEGDDGQWLVRNLSSSKEGWIAAANLITLIEKSKSRQSLTSSEGSGSGNLSTSSSCSETYTSFSDIKP from the exons ATGGGCGGCCGTCAAGGGGACCCTGCTTCGTATCGCA GGCTCCTTCCCAGGAACCTCcagctggttctggttctgaggCCCACCACCCTCCTGCAGCGTACTCTCTCCGACATCCTCTTCAAGTTCAACAAGGATGAGTTCAAGATGAAGGTGCCG gtgattatgctGAGCTCAATAACTGAGCTGCACTCCTACATCGACCGCTCCCAGCTGACCCTGGAACTCGGAGGAACGCAGGAGTACTGCCATGACAAGTGGATCTCTCACCGCACT GCTATCGAAGGCTTCGCACTGATGGTAAAGAGAACCGCGCAGATGCTGCAGTCGTTTGGGACTGAACTGGCTGAAACTGAACTACCCAATGAAATCCAGGCCACAACCATCCTGCTgagcacacacacccacaagaAAGACAAAATGAAG gagGATCTGCAGGTGGCTCTGGGTCAGGGCGGCAGGCTGCTGGAGAGCATCAATGAGCCTGTGGTGCAAGACCCCGACCACAACATGAACCAGGATGAGCTGGAGAACCTGGCTACAGTGCAAAG ACTGTTGTCTCAGCTGGACGAGACGAAAACGGCTTTCGACGAGTTCTGGGTGAGGCATCAAACCAAACTGGAGCAGTGTCTCCAACTGCGCCACTTTGAGCACAACTACAGAGAG GTGAGGGCTCTGCTGGATCAGGTGTCTGAGAAACTTGCAACCTTCTCTGAGGTGGGGATCAGCCCGGCCCACGCTGACCATATCTTCTGTGAACTCACCACCTATGAGGAGAGAGTCTGT GAGGTGCTGGACAGAGCCTCGTCGTTGGCTCGTGAGGGTGATGAACTGATCCAGAACTCCCACTATGCCGAAGACTCCATTCAGCCCAAATGCAGCGAGCTCAGAGCGATCAGTGAGAATGTGAGCAGCAACCTGAGGGCCAAGAAGGACCACCTCCTCAAAGCCATGGAGCTGCACCGCTGTTTGGAGAGA GCTTCTAAATGGGTTGATGATGGTATATACCTGCTGGCGTCTCAGCCAGTAGACAAGTGTCAATCACATGAGGGGGCGGAGTTAGCCCTGAAGGAGCTGGAGCGTTACCTGGACAACGCCAGCCAGAACCAACTGACAGACCTCAGTACCATCTGGGGAGAATATGAGGCAGTGCTCAACCAGCAGTTCAGA GACCAAGTGGAGAAGGTTTTCCAGAAGCAGGCGTCCATGCAGGAGATGTTTGACAAGAGGAGGGTCAGCCTGAAGAAGCTAGCAGCCAAACAGACCAGGCCGGTGCAGCCGGTCGCTCCCAGACCTGAAGCCTTCATCAAATCCCCTCTCAGCTCGCCCG CACACAGAGCACAGCAGGAGAGGAAGTGCTCAGAGGCCGACTCTGGGAACAACTGTGAGAAAGTGAGTG agGGAAACGACCAACTGCAGAACGGAGACAGCAACAGCAGACATGCCTCGctgtcagaggaggaggagaacctGGCGGTGCTCAGGAG ACACGTTATGAACGAGCTGCTGGAAACCGAGAGAGCATACGTGGAGGAGCTGCTCTGTGTATTACAG gGGTATGCCTCTGAGATGGATAATGCAGCGATGGCTCACCTCATCCCTGCTCCTTTGCAGAACAAAAAGGAGATTCTGTTTGGCAACATGACAGAAATTTACCACTTCCACAAGAG GACGTTTCTGAGGGAGTTGGAGCAGTACACCGACTGCCCACAGTTGGTAGGAAGGTGTTTTATAGAGAGG ATGACAGACCTGCAGATTTATGAGAAGTACTGTCACAACAAGCCTCGCTCTGAAAGCCTTTGGAGGCAGTGCTCAGACTGTGCCTTCTTCCAG GAGTGTCAGAAAAAGCTGGAGCATAAACTGGGCTTAGACTCCTATCTGCTGAAGCCTGTTCAGAGGATTACCAAATATCAGCTGCTACTGAAG GAAATGCTGAAGTACAGCAAAAGCCTTGAGGGGGCCGATGACCTGCAGGAGGCGCTGACCTCCATCTTGGGCATCCTCAAGGCTGTCAACGACTCCATGCACCTCATCGCCATTACAGGATATGAG GGTAATATGACTGAGCTGGGTAAGCTGCTGATGCAGGGGTCATTCAGCGTGTGGACGGAGCACAAGAAAGGTCACGCCAAGGTCAAGGACCTGGCCCGTTTCAAGCCCATGCAGAGGCACCTCTTCCTCCACGAGAAGGCCCTGCTCTTCTgcaagaggagggaggagaacgGGGAAGGCTACGAGAAAGCTCCGTCATACAGCTTCAAACAGTCTCTGAAT ATGAGTGCTGTCGGCATTACCGAGAATGCTAAGGGAGACAACAAGAAGTTTGAAATCTGgtgcaactccagagaagaggTCTATATTGTTCAG GCGCCAACGGCTGAAGTAAAAACCACTTGGGTAAATGAGATCAGGAAGGTTCTGACAACGCAGCTGGAAGCGTGCAGAG gggtcgctctccctctctgtgtttcaAAAGCGAGCCAGCAGAGGGCACCAGACCAGGTTTTCCAGTTCCCTCCTGTGCCCAGTGGAGCAGTAAGTCTCAG TCCATTCAAGTCCGGTCAGAAGAGCCTtaagaggggagaggagaagaaagctGAGCCCTGCAGCCCTGATGTCAACTCCTCTTCTTCACCAAAGCCAACGGGAAAAG ATGAGGCTGTGACAAGTCCTACCTCAGACAGAGCTGCTGTGGCTAAAAAGCGCTTTACTTTACAGGGCTTCAGTAACCTCAAAACTCAGAAAG GATCTCCCACGAGCCCCGATCACAAGACGAAACGCCAGAGCGATCCCACGCCATTCGGCTTCAAAG gcTGGAACAAGACCTCCCTGTCGCTGGATGCTTCGGAGGAGCATGACGGCTATTCCAGTGCTGAGGAACCTCTTAACTCTGACCCAGAGGACGACACTGGCAAGAAGCTG TGTGTCGGCAAATACACGGTGATGGCTGACTATGAGAATGGCGGCGCTCAAGAGCTCTCGTTGAAGAGCGGAGACATGGTGCAGCTGGTCAAAGAGGGGGATGACGGACAGTG GTTGGTACGTAACCTGAGCAGCTCGAAGGAGGGCTGGATCGCAGCTGCTAATCTCATCACGCTCATTGAAAAGTCCAAGTCTCGCCAGTCTCTCACCAGCTCAG agggcagtgGCTCTGGAAACCTCAGCACGTCGTCGAGCTGCAGCGAGACCTACACAAGCTTCTCTGACATCAAGCCCTGA